In Halopelagius longus, a genomic segment contains:
- a CDS encoding carbohydrate ABC transporter permease: protein MSTPTESIRSSFRRAGSAVRSVAGRVVDRPTEENNLAGFLFVIPNVVVFSVFLLGPILYAFVLSFQEWNLFLGTGKPAWTEVFGLRLPVGNYVEILQPLPWENNWASLRSPSFNLWWFAVRNTVAYTAVVVPVQIIGGFLVALALDSRIRGKKVYRAAYFLPVMLSAAASGVIWRWILSQNGVVNEFLRPVGLAYGWANSPNTALGALMLIGLWGGIGFNMILYLAGLQNIPDELYEAARIDGADGLDRIRHVTWPNLRNTHFFVTVLAIIGTFQVFGIALAFAEGGPARATTTVVVLIYETAFVKSSFGRASAMAFFLFAVVFVFSYYRYRIEQQDEVAY from the coding sequence GTGAGCACGCCTACCGAGTCCATCCGGTCGTCGTTCCGGCGCGCCGGATCGGCGGTCCGTTCGGTCGCGGGCCGTGTCGTCGATCGGCCGACCGAGGAGAACAACCTCGCCGGCTTCCTCTTCGTCATCCCTAACGTGGTGGTGTTCTCGGTGTTCCTGCTCGGGCCGATACTGTACGCCTTCGTCCTCTCCTTCCAGGAGTGGAACCTGTTCCTCGGAACCGGGAAACCGGCCTGGACGGAGGTGTTCGGTCTGCGCCTCCCCGTGGGGAACTACGTCGAAATACTGCAACCGCTCCCGTGGGAGAACAACTGGGCCTCCCTGCGGAGCCCGTCGTTCAATCTCTGGTGGTTCGCCGTCCGGAACACGGTGGCCTACACGGCGGTCGTGGTCCCCGTCCAGATCATCGGAGGGTTCCTCGTGGCGTTGGCCCTGGACAGTCGCATCCGCGGCAAGAAGGTGTACCGCGCCGCGTACTTCCTCCCGGTGATGCTGTCTGCGGCCGCGAGCGGCGTCATCTGGCGCTGGATCCTGTCGCAGAACGGCGTCGTCAACGAGTTCCTCCGCCCGGTGGGCCTCGCCTACGGCTGGGCGAACAGCCCGAACACGGCGCTGGGCGCGTTGATGCTCATCGGCCTGTGGGGCGGCATCGGGTTCAACATGATCCTCTACCTCGCCGGCCTCCAGAACATCCCCGACGAACTGTACGAAGCGGCTCGGATCGACGGCGCCGACGGGCTGGACCGGATCCGCCACGTGACTTGGCCGAACCTCCGGAACACCCACTTCTTCGTCACTGTGCTTGCCATCATCGGCACGTTCCAGGTGTTCGGCATCGCGCTGGCGTTCGCGGAGGGTGGCCCGGCCCGCGCCACGACGACGGTCGTCGTCCTCATCTACGAGACGGCGTTCGTCAAGAGCAGTTTCGGACGAGCGAGCGCGATGGCGTTCTTCCTGTTCGCCGTCGTGTTCGTGTTCAGCTACTACCGTTACCGGATCGAACAACAGGACGAGGTGGCTTACTGA
- a CDS encoding ABC transporter substrate-binding protein, which produces MKTLGVGAAVGIAGCSGDGGGGTAGTGGGESTDGGSGETTTLTVASWGEGLEREIVTGILNDYEESTDGVKVKYQNTPNEQFYQNLQTQFAGGKEPDVFYMIADEAPQFMRNGALLGVGSELKDAEEYNFDDILDNLLEPFTYEGTVYGIPKDFTPVGLFYNTDHLETAGVSAPTTWSELRSALEAIGESTDVDFPMAVGSQPRNTLIQLIWQNGGNVLSEDGSEAVVGSQEAVEAMQFLNGLVEDDLAGIYGDDIEATWAPPAMGDGSISMAMTGAWSVSTLEQDYGDIYEATEVGMPTPEGGEKVTISFTTAWSASAKTNAPGASVDLIKALTNKEGMWEWASTGTALPSRQSLLDRDFYNDRPLLSGLGDLGDASRPMVFGPKTSTILDTIMNEAEAVLTGNKDPETAMTAAERQINEQL; this is translated from the coding sequence GTGAAAACACTCGGCGTCGGCGCGGCCGTCGGCATCGCCGGTTGTAGCGGCGACGGTGGCGGCGGCACCGCGGGCACCGGCGGCGGTGAATCCACCGACGGTGGTTCGGGCGAGACGACCACGCTGACCGTCGCCAGTTGGGGCGAGGGACTCGAACGAGAGATCGTGACCGGCATTCTAAACGATTACGAGGAGTCGACGGACGGCGTCAAGGTCAAGTACCAGAACACGCCCAACGAGCAGTTCTATCAGAACCTTCAGACCCAGTTCGCCGGCGGCAAGGAGCCCGACGTTTTCTACATGATCGCCGACGAGGCGCCCCAATTCATGCGAAACGGCGCGCTCCTCGGCGTCGGGTCCGAGCTAAAAGACGCCGAGGAGTACAACTTCGACGACATCCTCGACAACCTGCTCGAACCGTTCACGTACGAGGGGACGGTGTACGGCATCCCCAAGGACTTCACGCCGGTCGGCCTGTTCTACAACACCGACCACCTCGAGACCGCCGGGGTGTCGGCACCGACGACGTGGAGCGAACTCCGGAGCGCGCTCGAAGCTATCGGCGAGTCGACCGACGTCGACTTTCCGATGGCGGTCGGGAGTCAGCCGCGGAACACGCTCATACAGCTCATCTGGCAGAACGGCGGCAACGTGCTCTCCGAGGACGGGAGCGAAGCCGTCGTCGGCTCCCAGGAGGCCGTCGAAGCCATGCAGTTCCTCAACGGACTCGTCGAGGACGACCTCGCGGGTATCTACGGCGACGACATCGAAGCGACGTGGGCGCCGCCTGCGATGGGCGACGGAAGCATCAGCATGGCGATGACCGGTGCGTGGTCGGTGTCTACGCTCGAACAGGACTACGGCGACATCTACGAGGCGACGGAGGTCGGGATGCCGACCCCGGAGGGCGGCGAGAAAGTGACCATCTCGTTCACGACGGCCTGGTCCGCGTCTGCGAAAACGAACGCTCCCGGTGCCTCGGTCGATCTGATCAAGGCGCTCACGAACAAAGAGGGAATGTGGGAGTGGGCCAGCACCGGGACCGCACTCCCTTCGCGCCAGTCGCTGCTCGACCGCGACTTCTACAACGACCGCCCCCTGCTCTCGGGACTCGGCGACCTGGGCGACGCCAGCCGTCCGATGGTGTTCGGTCCCAAGACGTCGACCATCCTCGACACCATCATGAACGAAGCGGAGGCCGTACTGACCGGCAACAAGGACCCCGAAACCGCCATGACCGCCGCCGAACGGCAGATCAACGAACAACTCTAG
- a CDS encoding beta-galactosidase: MSIGVCYFPEHWPDERTEADVERMADAGLEYVRMGEFAWSRMEPEPGAYDFEWLDRAVSRIGDHGMQAVLCTPTAAPPKWLVDEYPGILQEEADGTTRHYGGRRHYCYNSEEFRRESRRITEKLADRYADDPTVAGWQTDNEYGCHGTLRCYCDDCASAFRDWLRETYGDIDSLNEAWGTEFWSQTLNSFAQVDPPRHAAAGHHPSRLLDYYRFSSDSVAEYNRLQVDILREANDEWFVTHNFMSHDDLDAYDVAADLDFASWDSYPTGHVQVQHEAVSDEELRAGDPDNVGLDHDLYRSAADAPFWVMEQQPGDINWPPYSPQPAEGAMRLWALYAVARGADVVSYFRWRRCRMGQEQYHSGLLAEDGTPDRGYGDAVAAASDLDELASVAAGDADGSFASPDADVALLHDYDNLWASEIEPMTPDFDYWRHVETYYAALRERSVHVDVVPPTAELAAYDAVVAPTLYLATDELAETLTAYVEGGGELLVTMRSGVKDAHNKLHDDAQPGPLRSLVGARVEQHESVPESLESRLTYGGREFGCRVWNEWLSPTEEGAEVVGRYEGSMADGSPAIVRNAVGDGSVTYVGTWPDSDLTGAVVGDLLDRAGVETTDAFPAQVRASRRGGLTWIANFGGDSLSVDAPDDAEWVLGGPTVGPAAVAVTDANLSSLSPAEE; this comes from the coding sequence ATGTCGATAGGTGTGTGCTACTTCCCGGAGCACTGGCCGGACGAACGGACGGAGGCGGACGTCGAACGGATGGCCGACGCCGGACTGGAGTACGTCCGGATGGGCGAGTTCGCGTGGTCGCGGATGGAACCGGAACCCGGAGCGTACGACTTCGAGTGGTTGGACCGCGCCGTCTCGCGTATCGGCGACCACGGGATGCAAGCGGTGCTCTGTACGCCGACGGCCGCGCCCCCGAAGTGGTTGGTAGACGAGTATCCGGGGATACTGCAGGAGGAGGCCGACGGGACGACCCGACACTACGGCGGCCGGCGTCACTACTGCTACAACTCCGAGGAGTTCCGGCGGGAAAGTCGTCGAATCACGGAGAAACTGGCGGACCGGTACGCCGACGACCCGACGGTCGCCGGCTGGCAGACGGATAACGAGTACGGCTGTCACGGGACGCTTCGGTGTTACTGCGACGACTGCGCGAGCGCGTTTCGGGACTGGCTTCGGGAGACGTACGGCGACATCGACTCGCTCAACGAGGCGTGGGGCACCGAGTTCTGGAGTCAGACGCTGAACTCCTTCGCCCAAGTCGACCCGCCGCGGCACGCGGCCGCCGGGCACCACCCCTCCCGGTTGCTCGACTACTACCGCTTCAGCAGCGACAGCGTCGCGGAGTACAACCGGTTGCAGGTCGATATCCTCCGCGAGGCGAACGACGAGTGGTTCGTCACGCACAACTTCATGTCGCACGACGACCTCGACGCCTACGACGTGGCGGCCGACTTGGACTTCGCGTCGTGGGACTCCTACCCGACGGGGCACGTGCAGGTGCAACACGAGGCGGTATCGGACGAGGAACTGCGCGCGGGTGACCCGGACAACGTCGGACTCGACCACGACCTGTACAGGAGCGCGGCGGACGCGCCCTTCTGGGTGATGGAACAGCAACCGGGCGACATCAACTGGCCGCCGTACTCGCCGCAACCCGCCGAGGGCGCGATGCGCCTGTGGGCGCTCTACGCCGTCGCTCGCGGCGCGGACGTGGTTTCGTACTTCCGGTGGCGTCGGTGCCGGATGGGCCAAGAGCAGTACCACAGCGGTCTGCTCGCGGAGGACGGCACCCCCGACCGCGGGTACGGAGACGCCGTCGCCGCCGCGTCGGACCTCGACGAACTCGCCTCGGTCGCCGCGGGCGACGCAGACGGGTCGTTTGCGTCGCCGGACGCCGACGTGGCTCTCCTCCACGACTACGACAACCTCTGGGCGTCGGAGATCGAACCGATGACGCCCGACTTCGACTACTGGCGGCACGTCGAGACGTACTACGCGGCCCTGCGGGAGCGCTCGGTCCACGTGGACGTTGTGCCGCCGACCGCGGAGTTAGCGGCGTACGACGCGGTGGTCGCGCCGACGCTGTACCTCGCTACCGACGAACTCGCCGAGACGCTGACCGCGTACGTCGAGGGCGGCGGGGAACTGCTCGTGACGATGCGGTCCGGCGTGAAGGACGCCCACAACAAACTCCACGACGACGCCCAACCCGGCCCCCTTCGCTCTCTCGTCGGTGCTCGCGTCGAGCAACACGAGAGCGTCCCCGAGTCGCTCGAATCCCGCCTCACGTACGGCGGGCGGGAGTTCGGCTGTCGCGTCTGGAACGAGTGGCTCTCGCCGACCGAGGAGGGAGCCGAGGTTGTCGGTCGGTACGAGGGGTCGATGGCCGACGGGAGTCCGGCTATCGTCCGCAACGCCGTCGGCGACGGATCCGTCACCTACGTCGGCACGTGGCCGGACTCGGACCTCACGGGCGCGGTGGTCGGCGACCTGTTGGACCGCGCCGGGGTCGAAACCACCGACGCGTTCCCGGCGCAGGTTCGCGCCTCGCGCCGCGGCGGCCTGACGTGGATTGCGAACTTCGGCGGCGACTCGCTGTCCGTGGACGCGCCCGACGACGCCGAGTGGGTGCTCGGCGGTCCGACCGTCGGCCCCGCCGCCGTCGCCGTCACGGACGCGAACCTCTCGTCTCTCTCGCCGGCCGAGGAGTAA
- the melA gene encoding alpha-galactosidase, whose protein sequence is MVKITFIGAGSMVFSTKLVGDILSFPELDDSTIALMDIDADSLEKTTRVAEAMVANEGLEATVESTTDRVEALDGADYVLNMINVGGTEPFENEIRIPEKYGVEQSIGDTIGPGGIFRGLRTIPTMLDIASDIEEVCPDALLLNYTNPMSILCQTMFEATDVETVGLCHSVPHTVEAIADYVDVPQEDLDYWVAGINHVAWFLEATHEGESVYPALRDAMEDPEIYERDTVRFEMMDHFGYFPTESSHHMSEYVPYFRTDPETIEEMTGTDYAERMPTATYLEGWQERSERRDDPDLDVDLDEVSVERSEEYASRLIHSIETDTTRRLNLNVSNATDAITNLPSDACVEVPVLVDGTGLHPCSVGDLPASVRTFPQQHVAVHRLVVEGALKNDREKIHRAVKQDPLTAAALSLDEIHEMTEELLTANEEYLPELN, encoded by the coding sequence ATGGTGAAGATTACCTTCATCGGAGCGGGTAGTATGGTGTTTTCCACGAAGCTCGTGGGCGACATCCTCTCGTTTCCGGAGCTCGACGACAGCACGATCGCGTTGATGGACATCGACGCGGACAGCTTAGAGAAGACGACGCGGGTCGCCGAGGCCATGGTCGCTAACGAGGGGCTCGAGGCGACGGTCGAGTCGACCACCGACCGAGTCGAGGCGCTCGACGGAGCCGACTACGTGCTGAACATGATCAACGTCGGCGGAACGGAGCCGTTCGAGAACGAGATCCGCATCCCGGAGAAGTACGGCGTCGAGCAGTCCATCGGTGACACGATCGGGCCGGGCGGTATCTTCCGCGGGCTCAGGACCATCCCCACGATGCTCGACATCGCGAGCGACATCGAAGAGGTGTGTCCCGACGCCCTGCTGTTGAACTACACGAACCCGATGTCCATCCTCTGTCAGACCATGTTCGAGGCGACGGACGTCGAGACAGTCGGGCTCTGTCACAGCGTCCCCCACACGGTGGAGGCTATCGCCGACTACGTCGACGTTCCCCAGGAGGACCTCGACTACTGGGTCGCGGGTATCAACCACGTCGCCTGGTTCCTCGAAGCCACCCACGAGGGAGAGAGCGTCTATCCGGCGCTCCGCGACGCGATGGAAGACCCCGAGATATACGAACGCGACACGGTCCGCTTCGAGATGATGGACCACTTCGGCTACTTCCCGACCGAGTCGTCCCACCACATGTCGGAGTACGTCCCTTACTTCCGGACCGACCCGGAAACTATCGAGGAGATGACCGGCACGGACTACGCCGAGCGCATGCCCACCGCGACCTACCTCGAGGGCTGGCAGGAGCGCTCCGAGCGCCGCGACGACCCGGACCTCGACGTCGACTTGGACGAGGTTTCGGTCGAACGCTCCGAGGAGTACGCCTCCCGGCTCATCCACTCCATCGAGACGGACACGACCCGCCGGCTGAACCTCAACGTCAGCAACGCGACCGACGCGATCACGAACCTCCCGTCGGACGCCTGCGTCGAGGTCCCGGTGCTCGTCGACGGGACGGGCCTGCACCCCTGTTCCGTCGGCGACCTCCCAGCCTCGGTCCGGACCTTCCCCCAGCAACACGTCGCCGTCCACCGCCTCGTCGTCGAAGGCGCTCTGAAGAACGACCGCGAGAAGATCCACCGCGCCGTCAAGCAGGACCCGCTGACGGCCGCCGCGCTGAGCCTCGACGAGATTCACGAGATGACCGAGGAACTGCTCACGGCCAACGAGGAGTACCTGCCGGAACTGAACTGA
- a CDS encoding ABC transporter ATP-binding protein yields MARTTLDGVTKRFGDDIVAVDDLSLEIRDGEFLVLVGPSGCGKSTTLRTIAGLETVSEGEIRIDGRDVTDVKPKDRDIAMVFQNYALYPQKTVSGNMRFGLEMTTDLDDEEITRRVEEAAELLDITELLDRRPRALSGGQQQRVALGRAIVRNPAVFLMDEPLSNLDAKLRTQMRTELQELHGELEATTVYVTHDQTEAMTMGDRIAVLESGQLQQVGTPMEMYYEPANEFVATFIGSPSMNTLDATFDGEHLQLPGYTYELTEAQREALSADLGGDSVTLGVRPEDVVLADEPGPRTTEFVASIVEPMGSENVLHLRHEMGEIVATVSGGQRVREGDRVRVSLPVDHVHAFDGETGEAVFNRTRTEETAPGVVGTSTRSDGDTLADGAGETNTGDRP; encoded by the coding sequence ATGGCACGAACGACGCTCGACGGCGTGACGAAGCGGTTCGGCGACGACATCGTCGCCGTCGACGACCTGTCGCTCGAAATTCGCGACGGGGAGTTCCTCGTCCTCGTCGGCCCGTCCGGGTGCGGGAAGTCGACGACGCTGCGAACGATCGCAGGGCTCGAGACGGTCAGCGAGGGCGAAATCCGTATCGACGGTCGCGACGTCACGGACGTAAAGCCCAAGGACCGCGACATAGCGATGGTGTTCCAGAACTACGCGCTGTACCCTCAGAAGACGGTCTCGGGGAACATGCGATTCGGGCTGGAGATGACGACCGACCTCGACGACGAGGAGATCACGCGTCGCGTCGAGGAAGCCGCCGAACTGCTCGATATCACGGAGTTACTGGACCGGCGTCCGCGGGCCCTCTCCGGCGGACAGCAACAGCGCGTCGCTCTCGGTCGGGCTATCGTGCGGAACCCGGCGGTGTTCCTGATGGACGAACCCCTCTCGAACCTCGACGCCAAACTCCGGACGCAGATGCGGACGGAACTCCAGGAGCTTCACGGTGAACTCGAGGCCACGACGGTGTACGTCACGCACGATCAGACGGAGGCGATGACGATGGGCGACCGCATCGCCGTCCTCGAATCCGGGCAACTCCAGCAGGTCGGCACGCCGATGGAGATGTACTACGAACCGGCCAACGAGTTCGTCGCGACGTTCATCGGCTCCCCCTCCATGAACACACTGGACGCGACGTTCGACGGCGAACACCTGCAACTCCCCGGGTACACGTACGAACTGACCGAGGCCCAGCGCGAGGCACTGTCCGCGGACCTCGGCGGCGACTCGGTGACGCTCGGCGTCCGACCGGAGGACGTCGTCCTCGCCGACGAACCCGGGCCGCGGACGACGGAGTTCGTCGCCAGCATCGTCGAACCGATGGGGAGCGAGAACGTCCTCCATCTGCGCCACGAGATGGGCGAAATCGTCGCCACCGTTTCGGGCGGCCAGCGCGTCCGCGAGGGCGACCGCGTCCGAGTGTCTCTCCCGGTCGACCACGTCCACGCGTTCGACGGTGAGACGGGGGAGGCCGTCTTCAACCGGACGCGGACCGAGGAGACCGCACCGGGCGTCGTGGGGACGTCGACCAGGTCGGACGGCGATACGCTCGCCGACGGGGCGGGCGAGACGAACACTGGTGATCGACCGTGA
- the kdgK1 gene encoding bifunctional 2-dehydro-3-deoxygluconokinase/2-dehydro-3-deoxygalactonokinase, translated as MASLLTFGETMLRLSPQAGERIETARELAFRTAGAESNVAVAAARLGADACWLSKLPDSALGRRAVRDVAAHGVETEISWSDDGRMGTYYIERGGDPRGTTVIYDREDAAVRTATPEEFPVEDLFAAAAAFYTSGITPALSPRLRETTAALLRRANDEGLTTYFDVNYREKLWSPAEARETLTDLFPHVDVLVVARRDAERVLNRSGTAASVAEELRRDGGHETVILTRGAEGAVAATGEAVLEQPAFEADTLDPIGTGDAFVGGYVAARLDGSAVDDALETAAATAAVKRTIDGDLAVVTPEEVASVRAERASEIDR; from the coding sequence ATGGCTTCACTGCTCACATTCGGCGAGACGATGCTCCGCCTGTCGCCGCAGGCGGGCGAGCGAATCGAGACGGCCCGCGAACTGGCGTTCCGCACCGCGGGCGCGGAGAGCAACGTCGCCGTCGCGGCGGCGCGACTCGGCGCGGACGCGTGCTGGCTCTCGAAACTCCCCGACTCGGCGTTGGGTCGGCGGGCGGTCCGCGACGTGGCCGCGCACGGCGTCGAGACGGAGATTTCGTGGAGCGACGACGGTCGGATGGGGACGTACTACATCGAACGAGGGGGGGACCCCCGCGGGACGACCGTCATCTACGACCGCGAGGACGCCGCCGTCCGGACCGCGACGCCCGAGGAGTTCCCGGTCGAGGACCTGTTCGCCGCCGCCGCCGCGTTCTACACCAGCGGGATCACCCCCGCGCTCTCGCCGCGCCTCCGCGAGACGACGGCGGCGTTGCTCCGCCGAGCGAACGACGAGGGTCTCACGACCTACTTCGACGTGAACTACCGAGAGAAACTCTGGTCGCCCGCGGAGGCCCGCGAGACGCTGACCGACCTCTTCCCGCACGTGGACGTTCTCGTCGTCGCCCGGCGCGACGCGGAACGGGTGTTGAACCGGAGCGGAACCGCGGCGTCCGTCGCCGAGGAACTCAGGCGCGACGGCGGCCACGAGACGGTGATACTCACGCGGGGGGCCGAGGGGGCCGTCGCCGCGACGGGCGAGGCGGTGCTCGAACAACCTGCGTTCGAGGCGGACACGCTCGACCCGATAGGTACCGGCGACGCGTTCGTCGGCGGGTACGTCGCCGCGCGACTCGACGGGAGCGCTGTCGACGACGCCTTGGAGACGGCGGCGGCGACGGCGGCCGTCAAACGAACGATAGACGGCGACCTCGCTGTCGTGACGCCCGAGGAGGTAGCCAGCGTCAGAGCGGAACGGGCGAGCGAAATCGACCGGTGA
- a CDS encoding bifunctional 4-hydroxy-2-oxoglutarate aldolase/2-dehydro-3-deoxy-phosphogluconate aldolase gives MTRKQAVQRQLVESGVVAVLRGIPREKVVDVASAIHEGGVTALEITADAERYPEMISAVAAALDGTDAVVGAGTVTDAATARNAIDAGAEFVLAPDLSESVVRVCNREGVVSAPGVTTPTEAVTALEAGADILKMFPASTVGPDHVSALRGPLGDVPIMPTGGVSADDVADYFEAGAVAVGAGSALVDYEAIEDDDMDAVTAQAAEFVEAVEAARSD, from the coding sequence ATGACGAGAAAGCAGGCGGTCCAGCGACAGCTCGTAGAGAGCGGAGTCGTCGCGGTTCTGCGCGGCATTCCGCGGGAGAAAGTCGTCGACGTGGCGAGCGCGATTCACGAGGGGGGCGTCACCGCCCTCGAAATCACGGCCGACGCGGAGCGGTATCCGGAGATGATTTCGGCGGTCGCCGCGGCGCTCGACGGGACAGACGCCGTCGTCGGCGCCGGAACCGTCACGGACGCCGCCACCGCGCGAAACGCCATCGACGCCGGCGCGGAGTTCGTTCTCGCGCCCGACCTCAGCGAGAGCGTCGTCCGCGTCTGCAACCGCGAGGGCGTCGTCTCCGCGCCGGGCGTCACGACGCCGACGGAGGCCGTCACCGCGTTGGAAGCGGGGGCGGACATCCTCAAGATGTTCCCGGCCTCGACCGTCGGTCCCGACCACGTCAGCGCGTTGCGCGGACCGTTGGGCGACGTACCCATCATGCCCACCGGTGGCGTCTCGGCCGACGACGTGGCCGACTACTTCGAGGCCGGTGCCGTCGCCGTCGGCGCGGGGTCGGCGCTCGTCGACTACGAGGCCATCGAAGACGACGACATGGACGCCGTCACGGCGCAGGCCGCCGAGTTCGTCGAGGCGGTCGAAGCCGCCCGGTCGGACTGA
- a CDS encoding carbohydrate ABC transporter permease, whose translation MSKSSYDYPGYERAGARYWSKTALLYGSITLGALLWSLPFWWMLSTALSANPTAGSVSLVPEQTTLANFEELFATQPVGRWFFNTIVFAGSVTAFNLVFDSLAGYALAKIEFVGREKLFLLFVATIMVPAMVTLIPVYILLSNLGWVNTYQGLIAPMIANPLGIFLLRQHFMNLPSSLGDAAKIDGCNEFQTFYKVYLPLAKPALATLGIYTFVTTWKNFEWPLIIASDESMYTLPVALFAVRNQYFTEWGLVMAAAAVIVLPVIVVFMSAQRYFIRGMTLSGMKG comes from the coding sequence ATGTCCAAATCGAGCTACGACTACCCCGGATACGAGCGAGCAGGTGCCCGCTACTGGTCGAAGACGGCGTTGCTGTACGGAAGCATCACGCTCGGCGCGCTGCTTTGGTCCCTCCCGTTTTGGTGGATGCTGTCGACCGCGCTCAGCGCGAACCCCACGGCCGGGTCCGTGTCGCTCGTCCCCGAGCAGACGACGCTCGCGAACTTCGAGGAGTTGTTCGCGACCCAGCCCGTCGGCCGGTGGTTCTTCAACACCATCGTCTTCGCCGGCAGCGTCACGGCGTTCAACCTCGTGTTCGACAGCCTCGCGGGGTACGCCCTGGCAAAGATCGAGTTCGTCGGTCGCGAGAAGTTGTTCCTGCTGTTCGTCGCGACGATCATGGTCCCGGCGATGGTGACGCTGATCCCGGTGTACATCCTCCTGTCGAACCTCGGGTGGGTAAACACCTACCAGGGGCTGATCGCGCCCATGATCGCCAACCCGCTCGGTATCTTCCTGCTCCGCCAGCACTTCATGAACCTCCCGTCCTCGCTGGGCGACGCGGCGAAGATAGACGGCTGTAACGAGTTCCAGACCTTCTACAAGGTCTATCTCCCGCTCGCCAAGCCGGCGCTGGCGACGCTCGGCATCTACACGTTCGTGACGACCTGGAAGAACTTCGAGTGGCCGCTGATCATCGCGAGCGACGAGTCGATGTATACGCTGCCGGTGGCGCTGTTCGCGGTGCGGAATCAGTACTTCACCGAGTGGGGACTGGTGATGGCCGCGGCGGCGGTCATCGTCCTCCCCGTCATCGTCGTCTTCATGTCCGCCCAGCGGTACTTCATCCGCGGGATGACGCTCAGCGGCATGAAGGGGTAA
- a CDS encoding DUF624 domain-containing protein, with product MSESLPSPVATATTVIRVLYAELLTIVVASLLTAVASLPLVTVGPAILAAVEVLTTVVTRRDTGAPPTERGRVRLFVEAFRRNLKTGLPFSLLLLSVGGVTAFYYVVGTARNDGGLLLLALLGAYGVVGALAVTLRVGSFRARTSPPPSAVRALRLTGQSFTEYVSYTVLWLVSLAGLLVVARYVPVTVPMLLVGVLGVIEVVAFEAVVGDGAAAVAPDADVES from the coding sequence ATGTCGGAGTCCTTGCCGAGTCCCGTCGCGACGGCGACGACGGTCATCCGCGTGCTCTACGCGGAACTGCTCACTATCGTCGTTGCGAGCCTGCTGACGGCGGTGGCGTCCCTGCCGCTCGTCACCGTCGGTCCGGCGATACTGGCCGCCGTCGAGGTGCTGACGACAGTCGTCACCCGTCGCGACACCGGCGCGCCGCCGACGGAGCGCGGACGAGTTCGTCTGTTCGTCGAGGCCTTCCGCCGGAATCTGAAGACGGGTCTCCCGTTCAGTCTCCTCTTGCTCTCGGTCGGCGGAGTGACTGCGTTCTACTACGTCGTCGGGACGGCGCGAAACGACGGCGGCCTCCTGTTACTCGCGCTCCTCGGCGCGTACGGCGTCGTCGGTGCACTAGCGGTGACGCTCCGGGTCGGTAGCTTTCGCGCGCGGACGTCGCCGCCGCCGTCCGCGGTTCGTGCGCTTCGGCTGACCGGACAGTCCTTCACCGAGTACGTCTCGTACACCGTCCTCTGGCTCGTCTCGCTCGCCGGTCTCCTCGTGGTCGCGAGGTACGTTCCGGTGACGGTGCCGATGCTTTTGGTGGGCGTCCTCGGCGTGATAGAGGTCGTCGCGTTCGAGGCGGTGGTCGGCGACGGCGCGGCGGCCGTCGCCCCGGACGCGGACGTCGAATCGTGA